A stretch of Usitatibacter palustris DNA encodes these proteins:
- a CDS encoding electron transfer flavoprotein subunit beta/FixA family protein — translation MKILVPVKRVVDFNVKVRVKADQTGIELANVKMSMNPFDEIAIEEALKLKEAGKATEVVAVSAGTTACQETIRTALAMGADRGILIESDAELQPLAVAKLLKALVAKESPQLVILGKQAIDDDANQVGQMLAALLDWPQATFASKVEIDGASAKVTREIDGGLETIEISLPAIVTADLRLNTPRYATLPNIMKAKKKPLDIVKPADLGVDVTPRLKTLKVVEPPKRKGGVMVKDVAELVHKLKNESKVI, via the coding sequence ATGAAAATCCTTGTCCCCGTGAAACGCGTGGTCGACTTCAACGTGAAGGTGCGCGTGAAGGCCGACCAGACCGGCATCGAGCTCGCCAACGTGAAGATGTCCATGAATCCCTTCGACGAAATCGCCATCGAGGAGGCCCTGAAGCTCAAGGAGGCCGGCAAGGCCACCGAGGTCGTCGCGGTTTCGGCCGGCACGACCGCGTGCCAGGAAACGATCCGTACCGCGCTCGCGATGGGGGCGGACCGCGGCATCCTCATCGAAAGCGACGCCGAGTTGCAGCCCCTCGCCGTTGCGAAGCTCCTCAAGGCGCTGGTCGCGAAGGAGTCCCCGCAGCTCGTCATCCTCGGCAAGCAGGCGATCGACGATGACGCGAACCAGGTCGGCCAGATGCTCGCGGCACTCCTCGACTGGCCCCAGGCCACGTTCGCGAGCAAGGTCGAGATCGATGGTGCCTCGGCCAAGGTCACGCGCGAGATCGATGGCGGCCTCGAGACGATCGAGATCTCGCTGCCGGCGATCGTCACGGCAGACCTGCGGCTCAACACGCCGCGCTACGCCACGCTCCCGAACATCATGAAGGCGAAGAAGAAACCGCTCGACATCGTGAAGCCCGCGGACCTCGGCGTGGACGTGACGCCGCGCCTGAAGACGCTGAAGGTGGTCGAGCCGCCCAAGCGCAAGGGTGGCGTGATGGTGAAGGATGTCGCCGAGCTTGTGCACAAGTTGAAAAACGAAAGCAAGGTGATCTGA
- a CDS encoding electron transfer flavoprotein subunit alpha/FixB family protein produces MTALVIAEHDNTNLKAGTANAVTAATKMGGDVHLLVAGQGCRAAAEAGAKLAGVAKVLFVEAPHYASGMPENMATLVLSLAKSYSHLVVGATAFGKNFMPRVAALLDVAQVSDIVAVESPDTFVRPIYAGNAFATVQSADAIKAVTVRSTGFDAAASTGSAPIENATAAADGGKSKLLSQELTKSARPELAAAKRIVSGGRGLASGENFKMLETLADKLGAAIGASRAAVDSGYVPNDYQVGQTGKIVAPELYIAIGISGAIQHLAGMKDSKVIVAINKDPEAPIFQIADYGLVGDLFQIVPELTAAL; encoded by the coding sequence ATGACCGCGCTCGTCATTGCAGAACACGACAACACGAACCTCAAGGCCGGCACCGCCAACGCGGTGACCGCGGCCACGAAGATGGGTGGCGACGTCCACCTGCTGGTCGCGGGGCAGGGCTGCCGCGCCGCTGCGGAGGCGGGCGCGAAGCTTGCCGGTGTCGCCAAGGTGCTGTTCGTCGAGGCGCCGCATTACGCCTCGGGCATGCCCGAGAACATGGCCACACTCGTGCTCTCGCTCGCGAAGTCCTATTCGCACCTCGTCGTGGGTGCCACGGCTTTCGGCAAGAACTTCATGCCGCGCGTCGCCGCACTGCTCGATGTCGCGCAAGTTTCCGACATCGTCGCCGTGGAGTCTCCCGATACGTTCGTGCGTCCGATCTACGCCGGCAATGCCTTCGCCACCGTGCAATCGGCGGACGCGATCAAGGCCGTGACCGTGCGCTCGACCGGCTTCGATGCCGCGGCGTCCACGGGCTCCGCGCCGATCGAGAACGCAACGGCTGCGGCAGATGGCGGCAAGTCCAAGCTGTTGAGCCAGGAGCTCACGAAGTCCGCGCGTCCCGAACTTGCTGCCGCCAAGCGCATCGTGTCCGGTGGACGCGGCCTTGCGAGCGGCGAGAACTTCAAGATGCTCGAGACCCTCGCCGACAAGCTCGGTGCGGCTATCGGTGCGTCGCGTGCGGCCGTCGATTCGGGCTACGTGCCGAACGACTATCAAGTGGGGCAGACCGGCAAGATCGTCGCGCCGGAGCTCTACATCGCGATCGGCATCTCCGGCGCGATCCAGCACCTCGCGGGCATGAAGGACAGCAAGGTCATCGTCGCGATCAACAAGGATCCCGAGGCGCCGATCTTCCAGATCGCCGATTACGGACTCGTGGGCGATCTCTTCCAGATCGTTCCCGAGTTGACAGCAGCGCTCTAG
- a CDS encoding acyl-CoA dehydrogenase, with amino-acid sequence MPEYVAPLKDMQFVLKHVVGLDLVNTLPGWEDVTEDVVDAILEEAGKLASEVLSPLNSTGDKTGAKWKDGVVTTPPGFKEAYHQYCNAGWNNILSPTDFGGQGLPHLIATPVEEMWGAANLAFKLCPMLTQGAIEAISHVGPDSLRERFLPAMVSGKWTGTMNLTEPQAGSDLSLVRTKATPQDDGTYRIKGQKIFITYGEHDYTENIVHLVLARIDGAPEGVKGISLFAVPKFNVKPDGTLGSRNDVKCASIEHKLGIHASPTAVMIFGENDGAAGYLVGEANRGLEYMFIMMNAARLSVGLEGVAIAERAYQRALSWSRERMQGKPIGVAGAKTAPIIQHPDVKRMLLTMKSTIEAMRALAYWTSAQLDRARMAADDTERKRSQALVDFLIPIVKGWSTENGIDVASLGIQVHGGMGFIEETGAAQHLRDARITTIYEGTTGIQAMDLVGRKIGREEGRTALALLAEIDNFTPKLAASGDANVKAIGESLTAAVKSARETVQWIARNFSTNAPAVAAGSVYVLKLLGITLGGWMLARSANTAAAQLGRAEGDAAFLKAKILTAHFYADHILPQTASLASAATRGPESVLAVEDAQF; translated from the coding sequence GTGCCTGAATACGTCGCCCCCCTCAAAGACATGCAGTTCGTGCTCAAGCACGTCGTTGGCCTCGACCTGGTCAATACGCTTCCCGGCTGGGAGGACGTGACCGAGGACGTCGTCGATGCGATCCTCGAGGAGGCGGGCAAGCTCGCGAGCGAAGTGCTCTCGCCGCTCAATTCCACGGGCGACAAGACGGGCGCGAAGTGGAAGGACGGCGTGGTGACCACGCCCCCGGGCTTCAAGGAGGCGTACCACCAGTACTGCAACGCGGGCTGGAACAACATCCTCTCGCCGACCGATTTCGGCGGACAAGGGCTGCCGCACCTCATCGCGACACCGGTTGAAGAGATGTGGGGTGCGGCGAACCTCGCATTCAAGCTCTGCCCGATGCTCACCCAGGGCGCGATCGAAGCGATTTCGCACGTCGGGCCCGACAGCCTGCGCGAGCGGTTCCTGCCGGCGATGGTGTCGGGCAAGTGGACCGGCACGATGAACCTCACCGAGCCGCAGGCGGGCAGCGACCTCTCGCTCGTGCGCACGAAGGCCACGCCGCAGGACGACGGCACTTATCGCATCAAGGGCCAGAAGATCTTCATCACCTACGGCGAGCACGACTACACCGAGAACATCGTGCACCTGGTGCTGGCGCGCATCGACGGCGCCCCGGAAGGCGTGAAGGGCATCTCGCTCTTCGCGGTTCCGAAGTTCAACGTGAAGCCCGACGGCACGCTCGGCAGCCGCAACGACGTGAAGTGCGCCTCCATCGAACACAAGCTCGGTATCCACGCGAGCCCCACCGCGGTGATGATCTTCGGCGAGAACGACGGCGCCGCGGGCTATCTCGTGGGCGAGGCGAACCGCGGCCTGGAGTACATGTTCATCATGATGAACGCCGCGCGCCTGTCGGTCGGGCTCGAAGGTGTTGCGATCGCCGAACGCGCCTACCAGCGCGCGCTCTCCTGGTCGCGTGAACGCATGCAGGGCAAGCCCATCGGTGTTGCGGGCGCGAAGACCGCGCCGATCATCCAGCACCCGGACGTGAAGCGGATGCTGCTCACGATGAAATCCACGATCGAGGCCATGCGCGCGCTTGCGTACTGGACCTCGGCGCAGCTCGACCGCGCCCGTATGGCGGCCGACGACACCGAGCGCAAGCGTTCCCAGGCGCTGGTCGATTTCCTGATCCCGATCGTGAAGGGCTGGTCCACGGAGAACGGTATCGACGTGGCGTCGCTCGGCATCCAGGTCCACGGCGGCATGGGCTTCATCGAGGAGACGGGTGCCGCGCAGCATCTTCGCGACGCGCGCATCACCACGATCTACGAGGGCACGACCGGCATCCAGGCGATGGACCTCGTCGGCCGCAAGATCGGCCGCGAAGAAGGACGCACGGCATTGGCGCTCCTTGCCGAGATCGACAACTTCACGCCGAAGCTCGCGGCTTCGGGCGATGCGAACGTGAAGGCGATCGGCGAATCGCTGACGGCCGCGGTCAAGAGTGCGCGCGAGACGGTGCAGTGGATCGCCCGCAACTTCTCGACCAACGCACCCGCGGTCGCCGCAGGGTCGGTGTATGTGCTCAAACTTCTCGGCATCACGCTCGGTGGCTGGATGCTCGCGCGCTCGGCGAACACCGCGGCCGCGCAGCTCGGCCGTGCCGAAGGCGACGCGGCATTCCTGAAGGCGAAGATCCTCACGGCGCACTTCTACGCGGACCACATCCTTCCGCAGACGGCCTCGCTCGCCAGCGCGGCCACGCGCGGGCCGGAGAGCGTGCTTGCCGTGGAGGACGCACAGTTCTGA
- a CDS encoding manganese efflux pump MntP family protein: MDAVAVCISSGMTRGARASWRDAFVMAFVFGVFQAAMPVLGYAGGAIFGDAIEAWDHWVAFGILAAVGGHMIYEAFDKNDLAPRNPFAWRSMMLLGVATSLDAAAVGLTLALIDLPLLASIAVIGAVTFALCVPAVRLGSRLGAAFAHRAELAGGIVLIAIGVKILVEHLSA; this comes from the coding sequence ATGGACGCCGTGGCGGTGTGCATCTCGAGTGGCATGACCCGGGGAGCGCGCGCCTCATGGCGCGACGCCTTCGTGATGGCGTTCGTGTTCGGCGTCTTCCAAGCGGCGATGCCCGTCCTGGGCTATGCGGGCGGCGCGATCTTCGGCGACGCGATCGAGGCCTGGGACCACTGGGTGGCATTCGGGATCCTCGCCGCGGTCGGCGGGCACATGATCTACGAGGCGTTCGACAAGAACGACCTCGCGCCTCGCAATCCCTTCGCATGGCGCTCGATGATGCTGCTCGGTGTCGCCACCAGCCTCGATGCCGCCGCCGTGGGTCTTACCCTGGCGCTCATCGACCTGCCGCTGCTCGCCTCCATCGCCGTGATCGGCGCGGTCACGTTCGCGCTCTGCGTCCCGGCGGTCCGCCTCGGAAGCCGCCTGGGCGCCGCGTTCGCCCACCGCGCGGAGCTCGCCGGCGGCATCGTCCTCATCGCCATCGGCGTGAAGATCCTTGTGGAGCACCTGTCGGCCTAG
- a CDS encoding nuclear transport factor 2 family protein has product MKKSLAALVLAVTIAGSAAAQSPDAASVVSASEALVKAMMSPDRAALEKLLWPELSYGHSGGAVDTQATLIDGLVNKKSILANVQLTNATTTMVGNDLAVTRGRMSLDVMTTGTAQKVEFNLLMVWQKRAGEWRLLVRQASKL; this is encoded by the coding sequence GTGAAGAAGTCCCTCGCCGCGCTCGTCCTTGCAGTGACTATCGCCGGTTCCGCTGCCGCCCAATCGCCCGACGCGGCCAGCGTCGTCAGTGCGTCAGAGGCCCTGGTGAAGGCGATGATGTCGCCCGACCGGGCGGCACTCGAGAAGCTCCTTTGGCCGGAGCTCAGCTACGGACATTCGGGTGGGGCGGTGGATACGCAAGCCACCCTCATCGACGGGCTCGTCAACAAGAAGAGCATTCTCGCGAACGTGCAGCTCACCAACGCCACCACCACGATGGTCGGCAACGACCTCGCCGTCACGCGCGGCCGCATGAGCCTCGATGTGATGACCACGGGCACGGCGCAGAAGGTCGAGTTCAACCTGCTCATGGTGTGGCAGAAGCGCGCCGGCGAATGGCGCCTGCTGGTGCGGCAGGCCTCGAAGCTCTAG
- a CDS encoding efflux RND transporter periplasmic adaptor subunit yields the protein MTDESRTAIRRAKLVAIVILVLLALGAGRTVFMRHTNAKTLEANAADSAKLYVQVAAPKIGGTGETVVLAGSLQGATQAPLSSRASGYLKRWTKDIGSVVEKGELLAEIESPEIDQQLTQARAARQQSAASLALAKSTMDRYEELKKTGFVAQQSLDERRGAYAQAQANLAEADANVERLKQLESFRRVVAPFRGVITRRNVDVGDLIDAGSGRPLFILTQADSLRVYVNVPQSSAHLVKAGQKVNITQGELRGRVFEGQVARTSAAIDPNTRTMQVEIALDNKDGALLPGAYVQVALPLTAAKEMVIPANALIIRAEGVQVAAVEAGKVRLQAIKVGRNLGTSVEVIDGLKGTEQLVLNPPDSIVNGDAVTIAK from the coding sequence ATGACTGACGAATCCCGAACTGCCATTCGCCGCGCGAAGCTCGTCGCGATCGTGATCCTCGTACTCCTGGCGCTGGGCGCCGGGCGCACGGTGTTCATGCGCCACACGAATGCAAAGACGCTCGAGGCCAACGCCGCGGACTCGGCGAAGCTCTACGTGCAGGTGGCCGCACCGAAGATCGGCGGCACGGGCGAGACGGTTGTGCTCGCCGGTTCGCTTCAAGGTGCGACGCAGGCGCCGCTGTCGTCGCGCGCCAGCGGCTACCTCAAGCGCTGGACGAAGGACATCGGTTCGGTCGTGGAGAAAGGCGAGCTGCTCGCGGAGATCGAGAGCCCCGAGATCGACCAGCAGCTCACGCAGGCACGGGCGGCGCGCCAGCAATCGGCCGCAAGTCTCGCGCTCGCCAAGAGCACGATGGATCGCTACGAGGAACTCAAGAAGACCGGATTCGTGGCGCAGCAGAGCCTCGACGAGCGCCGCGGCGCGTACGCGCAGGCGCAGGCGAATCTCGCGGAGGCCGACGCCAATGTGGAGCGCCTGAAGCAGCTCGAAAGCTTCCGTCGCGTCGTGGCGCCGTTCCGCGGCGTCATCACCCGCCGCAACGTCGACGTCGGTGACCTCATCGACGCGGGCTCGGGCCGCCCGCTCTTCATCCTCACGCAGGCCGATTCGCTGCGCGTGTATGTGAACGTGCCGCAATCGTCCGCTCACCTTGTGAAGGCCGGACAGAAGGTGAACATCACGCAGGGCGAATTGCGCGGGCGGGTCTTCGAAGGCCAGGTCGCGCGCACGTCCGCGGCGATCGATCCCAACACCCGCACCATGCAGGTGGAGATCGCGCTCGACAACAAGGACGGGGCGCTGCTGCCCGGCGCCTACGTGCAGGTCGCCCTGCCGCTCACCGCCGCCAAGGAAATGGTGATCCCGGCCAACGCCCTCATCATCCGCGCCGAGGGTGTGCAGGTGGCCGCGGTGGAAGCCGGCAAGGTTCGGCTCCAGGCGATCAAGGTCGGGCGCAACCTCGGGACGAGCGTCGAAGTGATCGACGGCCTCAAGGGCACGGAGCAACTCGTGCTCAATCCGCCCGACTCCATCGTCAACGGCGACGCGGTGACGATCGCGAAGTAG
- a CDS encoding efflux RND transporter permease subunit: MSASETPSGSSGFSVVELALRRPYTFIVMAMLIVLATPFALLKMPTDVFPEIDIPVISVVWNYRGLSAQEMGQRVTGQSERALTTTVSDIEHIESQSLAGVSVTKIFFQPNANIQTAIAQVVAIMQTMLRQLPPGTTPPLIIKYSASSIPVVQLAISSPGMSEQGLFDTAVNQLRPQLITIPGAAIPWPYGGKERFVSVDIDLQALQARNMSPADVVNAINTQNLILPSGTAKFGATEFNVNLESSTDAISGLNDLPVRTSGGATVYLKDVAFVRDGFRPQTNVVRQDGQRGVLLSVLKNGGASTLDIVNNLRDILPRAAQLLPPDVKVTPLFDQSIFVKAAVMGVVIEALIAAGLTALMVLLFLGNWRSTFIIALTIPLSILASILMLRALGETLNLMTLGGLALSVGILVDQAIVTIENIERHLHNGVELHEAIIVGAGEIGVPAFVATLCICIVFVPMFFLTGVARFLFVPMAEAVCFAMVFSYILSRTLVPTLVMLLMRGQKHGGDEKPNALTRLYRAFDARFERMRAWYAAVLAAVLARRAAFAAIFFGFTAVSCLLYPFLGRDFFPTVDAGQIKLHFRAATGTRIEETARIADRIEVAIREIVPKEELETILDNIGVPNSGINLSYSNSGTIGTLDGEILMSLRKGHRPTEEFVTELRRELPKRFPGIEFFFQPADIVTQILNFGLPAAIDIQFSGNNMQKNAELAAELTRKIREVPGAVDAHVHQRLDYPGVNLQVDRTRAQAMGLSTANVGQNLLIALAGSSQTSPAFWLNPQNGVVYNLAVQTPEYNVDSMDALLNIPVADPGAAPGRAPQVLGNLVDAKASRSPAIVSRYNIIPVIDVYVSVQGRDLAAVAGDIDKLVAETRAKLPRGSTLEVRGQVETMRASFIGLGVGLAMAIVLVYLLIVVNFQSWIDAVIIIAALPAALAGIAWMLFITGTTLSVPALTGAIMTMGVATANSILLVSFARDREAAGVAPNAAALEAGATRIRPVLMTALAMIIGMIPMALGMGEGGEQNAPLGRAVIGGLALATVSTLLFVPVVYAAVHEWLLARASRRVPPSAHPQESLQHD, translated from the coding sequence ATGTCGGCATCCGAAACACCCTCCGGGTCCTCCGGTTTCTCCGTCGTCGAGCTCGCGCTCCGACGCCCGTACACGTTCATCGTGATGGCGATGCTGATCGTGCTCGCCACGCCCTTCGCCCTGCTGAAGATGCCCACGGACGTGTTCCCGGAGATCGACATCCCGGTGATCAGCGTCGTGTGGAACTACCGGGGGCTCTCGGCCCAGGAGATGGGCCAGCGGGTGACCGGCCAGTCCGAACGCGCGCTCACCACGACCGTGAGCGACATCGAGCACATCGAAAGCCAGTCGCTCGCCGGCGTGTCCGTCACGAAGATCTTCTTCCAGCCCAACGCCAACATCCAGACCGCGATCGCGCAGGTCGTCGCGATCATGCAGACGATGCTGCGGCAGCTTCCGCCGGGCACCACCCCGCCGCTCATCATCAAGTACTCGGCTTCGAGCATTCCGGTCGTCCAGCTTGCGATCTCGAGCCCGGGCATGTCGGAGCAGGGGCTCTTCGACACCGCGGTCAACCAGCTTCGCCCGCAGCTCATCACCATCCCGGGTGCCGCGATTCCCTGGCCCTACGGCGGCAAGGAGCGCTTCGTCTCGGTCGACATCGACCTGCAGGCGCTCCAGGCGCGCAACATGAGCCCGGCGGACGTGGTGAATGCGATCAACACGCAGAACCTGATCCTGCCCTCGGGCACGGCCAAGTTCGGCGCGACCGAGTTCAACGTGAACCTCGAGTCCTCGACGGACGCGATCTCCGGGTTGAACGATCTTCCGGTGCGCACGTCCGGGGGTGCCACGGTCTACCTGAAGGACGTCGCATTCGTCCGCGACGGCTTCCGGCCGCAAACCAACGTCGTGCGCCAGGACGGCCAGCGCGGCGTGCTGCTCTCGGTGCTGAAGAACGGCGGCGCATCGACGCTCGACATCGTGAACAACCTGCGCGACATCCTGCCGCGCGCGGCACAGCTCCTTCCGCCCGACGTGAAGGTCACGCCCCTCTTCGACCAGTCCATCTTCGTGAAGGCGGCCGTGATGGGCGTGGTGATCGAAGCGCTGATCGCCGCGGGCCTCACCGCGCTCATGGTGCTGCTCTTCCTCGGCAACTGGCGCAGCACCTTCATCATCGCGCTCACGATTCCGCTCTCGATCCTCGCCTCCATCCTCATGCTGCGTGCGCTGGGCGAGACGCTGAACCTCATGACGCTCGGGGGCCTCGCGCTCTCGGTCGGGATATTGGTGGACCAGGCGATCGTCACCATCGAGAACATCGAGCGGCACCTGCACAACGGCGTGGAGCTGCACGAAGCCATCATCGTGGGTGCTGGCGAGATCGGCGTGCCCGCCTTCGTCGCCACACTGTGCATCTGCATCGTGTTCGTGCCGATGTTCTTCCTCACCGGCGTGGCCAGGTTCCTCTTCGTGCCGATGGCCGAGGCGGTGTGCTTCGCGATGGTCTTCTCGTACATCCTGTCGCGGACCCTCGTCCCGACGCTCGTGATGCTGCTCATGCGTGGGCAGAAGCATGGCGGGGATGAGAAACCCAATGCGCTGACGCGTCTCTACCGTGCGTTCGATGCGCGGTTCGAGCGCATGCGCGCCTGGTATGCGGCGGTGCTCGCGGCGGTGCTCGCCCGGCGCGCGGCCTTCGCGGCGATCTTCTTCGGCTTCACCGCGGTCTCGTGCCTGCTCTATCCCTTCCTCGGCCGGGACTTCTTCCCGACCGTCGACGCGGGCCAGATCAAGCTGCACTTCCGCGCCGCCACCGGAACGCGCATCGAGGAAACCGCGCGTATCGCCGATCGCATCGAGGTCGCGATCCGCGAGATCGTGCCCAAGGAAGAGCTCGAGACGATCCTCGACAACATCGGCGTGCCCAACAGCGGCATCAATCTTTCGTACAGCAACTCCGGGACGATCGGCACGCTCGACGGCGAGATCCTGATGTCGCTTCGCAAAGGCCACCGGCCCACGGAAGAGTTCGTGACGGAGCTCCGACGCGAGCTGCCCAAGCGCTTCCCCGGCATCGAGTTCTTCTTCCAGCCCGCCGACATCGTCACGCAGATCCTCAACTTCGGACTTCCGGCCGCGATCGACATCCAGTTCTCCGGCAACAACATGCAGAAGAACGCGGAGCTCGCCGCCGAGCTCACGCGCAAGATCCGCGAGGTTCCCGGTGCGGTCGACGCGCACGTGCACCAGCGGCTCGACTATCCGGGCGTGAACCTCCAGGTCGATCGCACGCGCGCCCAGGCGATGGGACTCTCCACCGCGAACGTGGGCCAGAACCTGCTCATCGCGCTCGCCGGCAGCTCGCAGACCTCGCCCGCCTTCTGGCTGAATCCGCAGAACGGCGTGGTCTACAACCTCGCGGTGCAGACGCCCGAGTACAACGTGGACTCCATGGATGCGTTGCTCAACATCCCCGTCGCCGATCCGGGCGCAGCCCCGGGACGCGCGCCGCAGGTGCTGGGCAACCTCGTGGATGCGAAGGCGTCGCGGTCGCCCGCCATCGTCTCGCGCTACAACATCATTCCGGTGATCGATGTCTACGTGAGCGTCCAGGGCCGCGACCTCGCCGCGGTGGCCGGTGACATCGACAAGCTCGTGGCCGAGACGCGAGCCAAGCTGCCGCGCGGCTCCACGCTCGAGGTGCGCGGCCAGGTCGAGACGATGCGCGCGTCGTTCATCGGCCTGGGCGTCGGTCTCGCGATGGCGATCGTGCTGGTCTACCTGCTCATCGTCGTGAACTTCCAGTCGTGGATCGACGCGGTGATCATCATCGCCGCCCTACCCGCCGCACTTGCCGGCATCGCGTGGATGCTCTTCATCACCGGCACCACGCTTTCGGTCCCGGCGCTGACCGGCGCGATCATGACGATGGGGGTCGCGACGGCGAACTCCATCCTGCTCGTGTCCTTCGCGCGCGATCGCGAAGCCGCCGGCGTCGCGCCCAACGCGGCCGCGCTCGAAGCCGGCGCCACGCGGATTCGCCCGGTGCTCATGACGGCGCTCGCGATGATCATCGGCATGATCCCGATGGCGCTGGGCATGGGCGAAGGCGGCGAGCAGAACGCGCCGCTGGGCCGCGCCGTGATCGGCGGCCTGGCACTCGCCACCGTCTCCACCCTTCTCTTCGTGCCGGTGGTCTACGCCGCCGTGCACGAGTGGCTGCTTGCCCGCGCTTCGCGGCGCGTGCCGCCTTCCGCACATCCCCAGGAGTCGCTGCAGCATGACTGA
- a CDS encoding rhodanese-like domain-containing protein: MANAPVVREIPATELKAMFDRGETFELIDVRTRAERSIAEIHGSRLLDQGSYDALTQLDHDTPLVFTCHHGERSRQAAQHFAQLGFENVSNVSDGIDGWSLSVDPGVRRY; the protein is encoded by the coding sequence ATGGCCAACGCACCTGTCGTCCGGGAAATCCCCGCCACCGAGCTCAAGGCGATGTTCGATCGCGGCGAGACCTTTGAACTCATCGACGTGCGCACGCGCGCCGAGCGCTCGATTGCCGAGATTCACGGATCAAGGCTGCTCGACCAGGGGTCGTACGACGCGCTGACCCAGCTCGATCACGACACGCCCCTTGTCTTCACCTGCCACCACGGCGAACGCAGCCGGCAGGCGGCGCAACACTTTGCGCAGCTGGGTTTCGAGAACGTCAGCAACGTGAGCGATGGGATCGACGGCTGGTCGCTGTCGGTCGATCCCGGGGTGAGGCGGTACTAG
- a CDS encoding PQQ-dependent sugar dehydrogenase: MRPPFVLASLAVAVAPAFAQAQCANPLEVRPPNAPDQKPAFAQQTRACEAKSDGYTVTVLAKNLVKPWAVEPMPNGELLVTEKAGQLRIVTARGEVKAPISGVPKVDDKGQGGLLDVALSPTFANDRTIYFSFSEPREGGNATSVAKGVLNSERTALEQVKVIFRAMPTYKGDKHYGSRLAFGPDGMLYVTTGERSDTPMRKLAQQKDNHMGKVMRITPEGAPADGNPFTTEAGAMKEVWSLGHRNVQAAAFDAQGKLWVIEHGTQGGDELNLVRKGSNYGWPIQAYGEEYNGRPIEGAVTDRPGYEQPAYYWDPVIAPSGAQFYSGKAFPKWKGNLFIGGLKDKFLVRLVMEGDRVTGEERLFQDRGQRIRDVREGPDGALYVVTDETRGELWKITPKI; encoded by the coding sequence ATGCGCCCCCCGTTCGTCCTTGCTTCACTCGCGGTCGCAGTTGCGCCGGCTTTCGCGCAGGCGCAGTGCGCCAATCCCCTCGAAGTCCGTCCGCCCAACGCGCCCGACCAGAAGCCTGCGTTCGCGCAGCAAACGCGCGCGTGTGAAGCGAAGAGCGATGGCTACACCGTCACCGTCCTCGCGAAGAACCTGGTGAAGCCCTGGGCCGTGGAGCCGATGCCCAACGGCGAGCTCCTTGTCACCGAGAAGGCCGGGCAACTGCGCATCGTCACGGCCAGGGGTGAGGTGAAGGCGCCGATCTCGGGCGTTCCCAAGGTCGACGACAAGGGGCAGGGCGGCTTGCTCGACGTGGCGCTGAGCCCCACGTTCGCCAACGACCGCACGATCTACTTTTCCTTCTCCGAGCCGCGCGAAGGCGGCAATGCCACCAGCGTCGCGAAGGGCGTGCTCAATTCCGAGCGCACGGCGCTCGAGCAAGTGAAGGTCATCTTCCGCGCCATGCCCACGTACAAGGGCGACAAGCACTACGGCTCGCGGCTCGCGTTCGGGCCCGACGGGATGCTCTACGTGACGACCGGCGAGCGCTCCGACACGCCCATGCGCAAGCTCGCGCAGCAGAAGGACAACCACATGGGCAAGGTGATGCGCATCACGCCCGAGGGCGCGCCGGCCGATGGCAATCCGTTCACAACGGAAGCGGGCGCGATGAAGGAAGTCTGGTCGCTGGGTCACCGCAACGTGCAGGCGGCCGCCTTCGATGCGCAGGGGAAGCTCTGGGTCATCGAGCACGGCACGCAGGGCGGCGACGAGCTGAACCTCGTGCGCAAGGGCAGCAACTACGGCTGGCCGATCCAGGCCTACGGCGAGGAATACAACGGGCGTCCGATCGAGGGCGCGGTGACCGATCGCCCCGGCTACGAGCAGCCCGCGTACTACTGGGATCCGGTGATCGCCCCGTCGGGCGCGCAGTTCTATTCCGGCAAGGCGTTCCCGAAGTGGAAAGGCAATCTCTTCATCGGCGGGCTCAAGGACAAATTCCTGGTGCGCCTCGTGATGGAGGGAGATCGAGTCACGGGCGAGGAACGGCTCTTCCAGGATCGCGGGCAACGCATCCGCGACGTGCGCGAAGGGCCGGACGGCGCGCTGTACGTCGTCACCGACGAAACCAGAGGGGAACTCTGGAAGATCACTCCCAAGATTTGA